A genome region from Tachyglossus aculeatus isolate mTacAcu1 chromosome 15, mTacAcu1.pri, whole genome shotgun sequence includes the following:
- the LOC119937470 gene encoding granulocyte-macrophage colony-stimulating factor receptor subunit alpha-like isoform X2 yields MPGGLCWAVLLWAVGGLTSAQPAAEEEIIQNLMLLPRKVKLTWQSPTNITDATCAISQVGNFVTEDQPRKDTNLYYCIFENHRLCKGANFTVSVTTRQRSFTKQLFFNNKGREGSAAEDFTCVVYDIKFLNCSWTVGRKAPEDVQYHLYSQASRTDEERECLQYRDNACGIHVGCHYSNLSFFKRYNYFYVNGSSKEAEIQFYDTTSTMLDQIERYNPPRNIEVNCSKSNCLIQWEKTVTTLNPQSHEVAYQLDIQKKIQRDGESQGTFYHFPSYDERADYSLRIRVGNLRRPDVLWGPWSEPTKFGSGKQAGSPWLVWVPVVFGSLVFALGNLCLWKRFLGTQKFFPRIPRIKDNLNDFPFQSNQIIWEEFKQSPEQCEIESIRSVGE; encoded by the exons ATGCCGGGCGGACTCTGCTGGGCAGTGCTGCTCTGGGCCGTGGGAGGACTGACCTCCGCTCAGCCGG CCGCAGAGGAGGAGATCATTCAGAACCTGATGCTCCTGCCCAGGAAAGTTAAGCTCACGTGGCAGAGCCCTACCAACATCACCGATGCTACCTGTGCCATCAGCCAAGTGGGCAACTTTGTCACGGAAGACCAG CCAAGGAAGGACACCAACCTCTACTATTGTATATTCGAAAATCACCGTTTGTGTAAAGGAGCCAATTTTACAGTCAGCGTCACTACTCGCCAAAGATCATTCACAAAACAACTCTTCTTTAATAACAAAG GGAGGGAAGGGTCGGCAGCAGAAGATTTCACCTGCGTCGTCTATGATATTAAATTCCTGAACTGCTCATGGACGGTGGGCAGGAAAGCCCCAGAAGACGTACAATATCATCTGTATTCCCAGGCCTCAAG GACGGACGAGGAGAGAGAGTGTCTGCAGTATCGAGACAACGCCTGCGGAATCCACGTCGGATGCCACTACAGTAACCTGTCTTTCTTCAAAAGATACAATTACTTCTACGTCAACGGGTCCAGCAAGGAGGCGGAGATCCAGTTTTATGACACCACGTCCACAATGCTCGATCAAATCG AACGCTACAACCCCCCACGAAATATCGAGGTGAACTGCAGCAAGTCAAACTGTCTAATTCAGTGGGAAAAGACTGTAACCACCTTAAACCCTCAAAGTCACGAAGTGGCGTATCAACTGGACATTCAGAAAAAG ATCCAGAGGGACGGGGAGAGCCAGGGGACGTTTTACCACTTCCCCAGTTACGACGAGCGAGCCGACTACTCCCTCAGAATAAGAGTGGGAAATCTCCGCCGTCCGGACGTCCTCTGGGGCCCGTGGAGCGAACCCACGAAGTTCG GGTCCGGAAAGCAGGCCGGGAGCCCGTGGTTGGTCTGGGTGCCGGTGGTCTTTGGGAGCCTCGTGTTCGCCCTGGGCAACCTCTGCCTCTGGAAAAG GTTCCTTGGGACACAGAAGTTCTTCCCTCGGATTCCCAGGATTAAGGACAACTTAAATGACTTTCCTTTCCAAAGCAACCAG aTCATCTGGGAGGAATTCAAACAGTCGCCGGAACAGTGCGAGATCGAATCGATCCGATCTGTAGGGGAATAG
- the LOC119937762 gene encoding granulocyte-macrophage colony-stimulating factor receptor subunit alpha-like isoform X1 — protein sequence MVWGGGPSSPRDSMPGGLCWAVLLWAVGGLTSAQPGRKEAPGSNVSCWVYNVNFMNCTWKASEDKEIQHFLYIQPSQACLKYTTDFQGRHVGCHFDHIPKNQVTRFLMSRVRNETAERTNTTFIKFMDEYEIFNPPRNITVNCSESSCLITWHEPESRRALQSYYFNYEISIQKKVGDSFEKVVTLTQSNHHTDSFYTYNNYDPRSKYTLQVRAVYDRSPQVMGLWSEPLEFGSGKEAGSPWLVWMLVVFGSLVFALGILCLWKRLIVLKGLFPPIPQIKDKISDFAQPQNSHIIWEEFKQPPERCEIELIRSEGEKA from the exons GTGGTGGGCCGTCTTCCCCGAGAGACTCCATGCCGGGCGGACTCTGCTGGGCCGTGCTGCTCTGGGCCGTGGGAGGACTGACCTCCGCTCAACCGG GCAGGAAAGAAGCCCCCGGAAGCAATGTCAGCTGTTGGGTTTACAACGTCAACTTCATGAACTGCACTTGGAAAGCCTCTGAGGACAAAGAAATTCAGCATTTCCTCTACATACAGCCTTCACA GGCATGTTTGAAGTACACCACCGATTTCCAAGGCCGACACGTTGGATGTCACTTTGATCACATACCCAAAAATCAGGTGACTAGATTCCTCATGTCAAGAGTGAGGAACGAAACGGCAGAACGGACGAATACAACGTTTATAAAATTCATGGACGAATATG AAATTTTCAATCCACCGAGGAATATTACCGTGAACTGCTCGGAATCAAGTTGCCTCATAACCTGGCATGAGCCAGAAAGCCGAAGAGCGCTGCAATCGTATTATTTCAACTATGAAATCAGCATCCAGAAAAAG GTTGGCGATTCCTTCGAAAAA GTTGTCACGTTGACTCAATCCAACCATCACACCGATTCCTTCTACACCTACAACAATTATGATCCGCGATCCAAGTACACTCTGCAAGTGCGTGCAGTCTACGATCGGAGTCCCCAGGTTATGGGCCTTTGGAGTGAACCCTTGGAGTTTG GGTCCGGAAAGGAGGCCGGGAGCCCGTGGCTGGTCTGGATGCTGGTGGTTTTTGGGAGCCTCGTGTTCGCCCTGGGCATCCTCTGCCTCTGGAAAAG GCTCATTGTGCTGAAAGGATTGTTTCCTCCGATTCCACAAATAAAGGACAAGATCAGCGACTTTGCCCAGCCCCAGAACAGCCAC ATCATCTGGGAGGAATTCAAACAGCCGCCGGAACGGTGCGAGATCGAATTGATCCGGTCCGAAGGGGAAAAGGCTTGA
- the LOC119937762 gene encoding granulocyte-macrophage colony-stimulating factor receptor subunit alpha-like isoform X2, with the protein MPGGLCWAVLLWAVGGLTSAQPGRKEAPGSNVSCWVYNVNFMNCTWKASEDKEIQHFLYIQPSQACLKYTTDFQGRHVGCHFDHIPKNQVTRFLMSRVRNETAERTNTTFIKFMDEYEIFNPPRNITVNCSESSCLITWHEPESRRALQSYYFNYEISIQKKVGDSFEKVVTLTQSNHHTDSFYTYNNYDPRSKYTLQVRAVYDRSPQVMGLWSEPLEFGSGKEAGSPWLVWMLVVFGSLVFALGILCLWKRLIVLKGLFPPIPQIKDKISDFAQPQNSHIIWEEFKQPPERCEIELIRSEGEKA; encoded by the exons ATGCCGGGCGGACTCTGCTGGGCCGTGCTGCTCTGGGCCGTGGGAGGACTGACCTCCGCTCAACCGG GCAGGAAAGAAGCCCCCGGAAGCAATGTCAGCTGTTGGGTTTACAACGTCAACTTCATGAACTGCACTTGGAAAGCCTCTGAGGACAAAGAAATTCAGCATTTCCTCTACATACAGCCTTCACA GGCATGTTTGAAGTACACCACCGATTTCCAAGGCCGACACGTTGGATGTCACTTTGATCACATACCCAAAAATCAGGTGACTAGATTCCTCATGTCAAGAGTGAGGAACGAAACGGCAGAACGGACGAATACAACGTTTATAAAATTCATGGACGAATATG AAATTTTCAATCCACCGAGGAATATTACCGTGAACTGCTCGGAATCAAGTTGCCTCATAACCTGGCATGAGCCAGAAAGCCGAAGAGCGCTGCAATCGTATTATTTCAACTATGAAATCAGCATCCAGAAAAAG GTTGGCGATTCCTTCGAAAAA GTTGTCACGTTGACTCAATCCAACCATCACACCGATTCCTTCTACACCTACAACAATTATGATCCGCGATCCAAGTACACTCTGCAAGTGCGTGCAGTCTACGATCGGAGTCCCCAGGTTATGGGCCTTTGGAGTGAACCCTTGGAGTTTG GGTCCGGAAAGGAGGCCGGGAGCCCGTGGCTGGTCTGGATGCTGGTGGTTTTTGGGAGCCTCGTGTTCGCCCTGGGCATCCTCTGCCTCTGGAAAAG GCTCATTGTGCTGAAAGGATTGTTTCCTCCGATTCCACAAATAAAGGACAAGATCAGCGACTTTGCCCAGCCCCAGAACAGCCAC ATCATCTGGGAGGAATTCAAACAGCCGCCGGAACGGTGCGAGATCGAATTGATCCGGTCCGAAGGGGAAAAGGCTTGA
- the LOC119937470 gene encoding granulocyte-macrophage colony-stimulating factor receptor subunit alpha-like isoform X3, whose protein sequence is MPGGLCWAVLLWAVGGLTSAQPAAEEEIIQNLMLLPRKVKLTWQSPTNITDATCAISQVGNFVTEDQPRKDTNLYYCIFENHRLCKGANFTVSVTTRQRSFTKQLFFNNKGREGSAAEDFTCVVYDIKFLNCSWTVGRKAPEDVQYHLYSQASRTDEERECLQYRDNACGIHVGCHYSNLSFFKRYNYFYVNGSSKEAEIQFYDTTSTMLDQIERYNPPRNIEVNCSKSNCLIQWEKTVTTLNPQSHEVAYQLDIQKKGGDIIPQIQRDGESQGTFYHFPSYDERADYSLRIRVGNLRRPDVLWGPWSEPTKFGSLGHRSSSLGFPGLRTT, encoded by the exons ATGCCGGGCGGACTCTGCTGGGCAGTGCTGCTCTGGGCCGTGGGAGGACTGACCTCCGCTCAGCCGG CCGCAGAGGAGGAGATCATTCAGAACCTGATGCTCCTGCCCAGGAAAGTTAAGCTCACGTGGCAGAGCCCTACCAACATCACCGATGCTACCTGTGCCATCAGCCAAGTGGGCAACTTTGTCACGGAAGACCAG CCAAGGAAGGACACCAACCTCTACTATTGTATATTCGAAAATCACCGTTTGTGTAAAGGAGCCAATTTTACAGTCAGCGTCACTACTCGCCAAAGATCATTCACAAAACAACTCTTCTTTAATAACAAAG GGAGGGAAGGGTCGGCAGCAGAAGATTTCACCTGCGTCGTCTATGATATTAAATTCCTGAACTGCTCATGGACGGTGGGCAGGAAAGCCCCAGAAGACGTACAATATCATCTGTATTCCCAGGCCTCAAG GACGGACGAGGAGAGAGAGTGTCTGCAGTATCGAGACAACGCCTGCGGAATCCACGTCGGATGCCACTACAGTAACCTGTCTTTCTTCAAAAGATACAATTACTTCTACGTCAACGGGTCCAGCAAGGAGGCGGAGATCCAGTTTTATGACACCACGTCCACAATGCTCGATCAAATCG AACGCTACAACCCCCCACGAAATATCGAGGTGAACTGCAGCAAGTCAAACTGTCTAATTCAGTGGGAAAAGACTGTAACCACCTTAAACCCTCAAAGTCACGAAGTGGCGTATCAACTGGACATTCAGAAAAAG GGCGGAGATATTATCCCTCAG ATCCAGAGGGACGGGGAGAGCCAGGGGACGTTTTACCACTTCCCCAGTTACGACGAGCGAGCCGACTACTCCCTCAGAATAAGAGTGGGAAATCTCCGCCGTCCGGACGTCCTCTGGGGCCCGTGGAGCGAACCCACGAAGTTCG GTTCCTTGGGACACAGAAGTTCTTCCCTCGGATTCCCAGGATTAAGGACAACTTAA
- the LOC119937470 gene encoding granulocyte-macrophage colony-stimulating factor receptor subunit alpha-like isoform X1: MPGGLCWAVLLWAVGGLTSAQPAAEEEIIQNLMLLPRKVKLTWQSPTNITDATCAISQVGNFVTEDQPRKDTNLYYCIFENHRLCKGANFTVSVTTRQRSFTKQLFFNNKGREGSAAEDFTCVVYDIKFLNCSWTVGRKAPEDVQYHLYSQASRTDEERECLQYRDNACGIHVGCHYSNLSFFKRYNYFYVNGSSKEAEIQFYDTTSTMLDQIERYNPPRNIEVNCSKSNCLIQWEKTVTTLNPQSHEVAYQLDIQKKGGDIIPQIQRDGESQGTFYHFPSYDERADYSLRIRVGNLRRPDVLWGPWSEPTKFGSGKQAGSPWLVWVPVVFGSLVFALGNLCLWKRFLGTQKFFPRIPRIKDNLNDFPFQSNQIIWEEFKQSPEQCEIESIRSVGE, encoded by the exons ATGCCGGGCGGACTCTGCTGGGCAGTGCTGCTCTGGGCCGTGGGAGGACTGACCTCCGCTCAGCCGG CCGCAGAGGAGGAGATCATTCAGAACCTGATGCTCCTGCCCAGGAAAGTTAAGCTCACGTGGCAGAGCCCTACCAACATCACCGATGCTACCTGTGCCATCAGCCAAGTGGGCAACTTTGTCACGGAAGACCAG CCAAGGAAGGACACCAACCTCTACTATTGTATATTCGAAAATCACCGTTTGTGTAAAGGAGCCAATTTTACAGTCAGCGTCACTACTCGCCAAAGATCATTCACAAAACAACTCTTCTTTAATAACAAAG GGAGGGAAGGGTCGGCAGCAGAAGATTTCACCTGCGTCGTCTATGATATTAAATTCCTGAACTGCTCATGGACGGTGGGCAGGAAAGCCCCAGAAGACGTACAATATCATCTGTATTCCCAGGCCTCAAG GACGGACGAGGAGAGAGAGTGTCTGCAGTATCGAGACAACGCCTGCGGAATCCACGTCGGATGCCACTACAGTAACCTGTCTTTCTTCAAAAGATACAATTACTTCTACGTCAACGGGTCCAGCAAGGAGGCGGAGATCCAGTTTTATGACACCACGTCCACAATGCTCGATCAAATCG AACGCTACAACCCCCCACGAAATATCGAGGTGAACTGCAGCAAGTCAAACTGTCTAATTCAGTGGGAAAAGACTGTAACCACCTTAAACCCTCAAAGTCACGAAGTGGCGTATCAACTGGACATTCAGAAAAAG GGCGGAGATATTATCCCTCAG ATCCAGAGGGACGGGGAGAGCCAGGGGACGTTTTACCACTTCCCCAGTTACGACGAGCGAGCCGACTACTCCCTCAGAATAAGAGTGGGAAATCTCCGCCGTCCGGACGTCCTCTGGGGCCCGTGGAGCGAACCCACGAAGTTCG GGTCCGGAAAGCAGGCCGGGAGCCCGTGGTTGGTCTGGGTGCCGGTGGTCTTTGGGAGCCTCGTGTTCGCCCTGGGCAACCTCTGCCTCTGGAAAAG GTTCCTTGGGACACAGAAGTTCTTCCCTCGGATTCCCAGGATTAAGGACAACTTAAATGACTTTCCTTTCCAAAGCAACCAG aTCATCTGGGAGGAATTCAAACAGTCGCCGGAACAGTGCGAGATCGAATCGATCCGATCTGTAGGGGAATAG